The genomic stretch ACCAGGTTGCGCCAGCGGCCGGCGTCCAGTCCGGCCAGCAGGGCCTTCAGGCCGGAGCCCTTCGCCGGCAGGAGCACGATCATGCCCAGGCGGCCCGAGCCGTAGGGCAGGCGTATCGCCTGCAAGGCCGCGTCCTCGTAATATCGGAAGCGCGCCGAGCGGCTCATCATCGGGTGCGGCTTGGCGGAGCCGTCGAGGAGGTAAAAGGGCTGCGGCGCGGTGGCGGCCTTGGGGAAGGGCTTTTCCCAGAGCCCCTTGAAATAGATCGCGTTGACCAGGACCAAAATGGTTTGGGGCGTGATGTTCTCGGGCCTGAGGATGGTTGGAATCTTGCCGCGGGTCTTCTCGTTCACCCAGGCATTGACCGTCTCGGCGCTCTCGAGGGCGGCGAGCTTGGCGGCGTAGTACTGCCGCACGGGCTCGAGGAAGGCGGGCAGGAAAGACACCCCGGCCTTGCCGAAGAGGCCGTTGGCGATCGCGATCTCGACCTTGGGGTCGGCCGACTCGAGGGACTGCCGCAGGGCCAGGTTCGCGGCGTTGAGCTGGGCGAGGCTCAGGCCGCCCGTCTCCAAGGCCTTTGCCATCGCCTCGAGGGTCAAGCCGTCGGCGCCGTTCAGCAACATGTCGAAGGCCCAGGCGATGCTGGCGGGGGAGATGAAGAGGTTTTCCGCCGGCTTGGGGCCGGCGAGATTTTCCGCGGCCAGGCGGGAGAAGAGGGAAAAACCGAAGCGGTTGACGGAGTCCGCGACCTGGGCCGCCTCCGCGGGCGCCGCGGCCGCGCGGGCACCGGCAAATATCCAGGAGATCAGGGCTATCGCCAAGAGACCACGCAGGGTTTTCATAAAACCTCCTTTTCCTCGAGCGTCGGGAAATCTATTCCAAATCCCCGAAAATCGTGAGAAAAATTTACGAATCATGGTCGAACTGCTTATTTTTGTCGGAATTTTCCTGCTGATCGTGGGAATCGCCATTTACTCGATCGTCAAGCGCGGGCTCGACCTCAAGAAACTGGCGGCCGAGGGCACGGCGACAACCGGCAAGATCGTCGCCAAGGAATACCGCAAGGTCGGCAAGGGCCGCCGCTCTCCGACCCTCACCTATGAGTTTCAGGATGCCTTGGGGACCTCGCACCGGCGCACGATCCACGTCGCAACCTCGGTCTACGAGGCCCACCAGCCCGGCGGCCCCATCGCGGTGGTCTACCTCCCCGACCGACCCCAGACCAACGCAGCGCAATATATGGTCGACCAAATTCGCGGCGTCGCCCATTGAAAGCCCGCTTGCGCCCGTGCGACAATCCGCTTGTGGAAAACCCGCAACCGGGTTACGCGATGCATCCACATTTGCTCGGGGTTTTCGTGATTGCGACTTTGAAAAAGATCCAGTGGTTGACCGTCCCGGTCCTGACTCTCACCCTCTTCGGCGGCCTCATCGGCCTGGCGTTCTACATCCCGCGCCACGGCATCCACCCGCTCGAGCCGATCTTCTGCGCGGGCTTCGTCTTCGTGGTCGCGATGGTCGTCTCCGGCGGCTATCACCGTTACTTCGCCCACAAGGCCTTCCAGTGCCATCCGGCCCTCAAGCTCTTCTACCTGATCGTCGGCTGCGCGGCGCTTCAACAGTCCGCGCTGGTCTGGGCCTCCGACCACCGCTGCCACCACCGCTACGTCGACACGGACAAGGATCCCTACAACGCCAAGAAGGGCCTGTGGTGGTCCCACATCGGCTGGCTGCTGGCCGAGGACCCCGCCAGCCGCAAGAACCTGCTGCGCAACGCCCCCGACTTGGCCCGAGACCGCTGGGTCATGTGGCAGCACAAGTATTGGATCTGGATCTCACTGCCCCTGGCGATCGGCCTGCCCTTGCTGATCGGCTTTCTCATCGGACGGCCGATGGGCATGTTCCTCTGGGGGGTGCTGCTGCGCATCGCGATCACCCACCACACGACCTTCACGATCAACTCGCTGGCCCACCGCTTCGGCAGCCAGCCCTATTCCGACGCCTGCACGGCGCGGGACGTCTGGTGGCTGGCCCCCATCCTCTGCGGCGAGAACTACCACAACTACCACCACTGCTTTCAAAGCGACTACCGCAACGGGGTGCGCTGGTACCATTGGGACCCGACGAAGTGGGCGCTGTGGACGCTGGCCAAGCTGCGCCTGGTGAAGGGCCTGAGGCGCACGCCCCAGCACCTGATCTTGAAGGCGCGCCTCGAGATGGAATTGAAGCGGGTCCCGGCCCCGGCTCCGGTCTACGACCGCCTGTTGGCGCTGCGCCAGACCCTGCTCGACGCGGCCGAGCTCTACGCGAAGGCGCGCAAAAATTACTACGAGTTCAAGCGCAGCACCGCCGACCGCTCCCGCGAGTCGCTGCTCGCCGCCAAAGAAAATCTCCGCGCCCGGCGCGAGGCCTTCGAGGCCCGCCTGAGCGAGTGGCGCGAGACCGTCCGCCTGGCCTTCCGCGGCTTGGCGTCCTCCGGCGGCATTTCCTAAAAACGATCCTGGTCGCGAATGCTATTCCTTGCTTTTCAAGGCCGCGTCGTTGGCCTTGAGAAAGGCCCGGATGTCGTCGGCCAGGTCGAGGAGCTTGGCCCACTGCTCTTTGTAGAGGGTGACGGGGAAGCGGCCGAGGCCGTAGACCGAGAGGGCCCCCTTCTCGCTGACCTTGAGGGACAGGCCCCGCGCCGAGGTCTTTTTCAGCGCGGCGTTCTCCGCGCGCAGCTTTTCCAATTCCGCCTTGATGTCTTCGTTGTCCTGGCTCATGGCAAACTCCTTTTCTGCCGCGATCATGCCCAGGCCGCCGCCGGGGCGCAAGCGATAAAGCCTTAGTCCTTGGGTTGCGCTGGGGATGCGACTGGGTTAAGGAGCCCGCATGATCAACGCGACCCAAATCCGCTCCGGCCTCTGCCTCAAGATCGACAACGAGCTGTTCAGCGTCCTCAAGGTCCAGCACGTCACGCCCGGCAAGGGCAACGCCGTGGTCCAGACCGAGCTGCGCAACCTGCGCACCGGCATCAAGATCAACCAGCGTTTCCGCTCCACCGAGACCGTCGAGGAGGTCGAGCTCGTCACCCGCAAGATGAACTTCCTCTATC from Deltaproteobacteria bacterium PRO3 encodes the following:
- a CDS encoding serpin family protein, which encodes MAIPTISRKIPTKISSSTMIRKFFSRFSGIWNRFPDARGKGGFMKTLRGLLAIALISWIFAGARAAAAPAEAAQVADSVNRFGFSLFSRLAAENLAGPKPAENLFISPASIAWAFDMLLNGADGLTLEAMAKALETGGLSLAQLNAANLALRQSLESADPKVEIAIANGLFGKAGVSFLPAFLEPVRQYYAAKLAALESAETVNAWVNEKTRGKIPTILRPENITPQTILVLVNAIYFKGLWEKPFPKAATAPQPFYLLDGSAKPHPMMSRSARFRYYEDAALQAIRLPYGSGRLGMIVLLPAKGSGLKALLAGLDAGRWRNLVSGLKERPGKIVLPRFKAEYAAELSPILKGMGMDLPFTDHADFRKLAQVPPGWWVKISAVFHKTFVEVSEEGTEAAAATAITMLAGSAPPPPEAPFTMVVDRPFVAAIEDGATGLVLFLGAIVAPQ
- a CDS encoding acyl-CoA desaturase; translated protein: MHPHLLGVFVIATLKKIQWLTVPVLTLTLFGGLIGLAFYIPRHGIHPLEPIFCAGFVFVVAMVVSGGYHRYFAHKAFQCHPALKLFYLIVGCAALQQSALVWASDHRCHHRYVDTDKDPYNAKKGLWWSHIGWLLAEDPASRKNLLRNAPDLARDRWVMWQHKYWIWISLPLAIGLPLLIGFLIGRPMGMFLWGVLLRIAITHHTTFTINSLAHRFGSQPYSDACTARDVWWLAPILCGENYHNYHHCFQSDYRNGVRWYHWDPTKWALWTLAKLRLVKGLRRTPQHLILKARLEMELKRVPAPAPVYDRLLALRQTLLDAAELYAKARKNYYEFKRSTADRSRESLLAAKENLRARREAFEARLSEWRETVRLAFRGLASSGGIS